A region from the Pontixanthobacter aestiaquae genome encodes:
- a CDS encoding TIGR03087 family PEP-CTERM/XrtA system glycosyltransferase translates to MGDILFLAHRMPFPPDRGDKIRSHHLLKALARLAPIHVGCFGDTDNDYAHEHLLADIAETYYLPRRSKGMVRAGIEALAKRKPVSLTAFEDAALAEWVAKTIRERDIQTIFVFSGQMGQYIPASFAGQVVVDLCDVDSAKFEAYAADGRFPRKWIDAREGRILSQVEQQLAKRADYTLFVSEAEEALFRSRLERPQDCKTAALRNGIDTAFFDPANSEPHSDLANSTGPNFVFTGQMDYAPNIGAALRVMDRLLPQIRAVHPDATFHLVGRAPVSQLTKRDGEPGIRVWGEVPDVRPFLAGADVVIAPLEIARGVQNKVLEAMAMARPVLLSPEAATGIDASDGEHFAVAPSDQALVGRALEMLDDGPSALLMAAAARRYVVEQQGWDAMLAPLARLCGYAPAAATNETVNRNAA, encoded by the coding sequence ATGGGGGATATCCTGTTTCTGGCGCACCGTATGCCGTTTCCGCCTGATCGCGGGGACAAGATCCGCTCGCATCATTTGCTGAAAGCGCTGGCCAGGCTCGCGCCTATTCATGTTGGCTGCTTTGGCGATACGGACAATGATTATGCGCACGAGCATCTGCTCGCGGATATCGCCGAAACATACTACCTGCCTCGCCGCTCAAAGGGGATGGTACGCGCGGGGATTGAGGCGTTAGCCAAGCGAAAACCGGTTAGCCTGACCGCCTTTGAAGACGCAGCTCTCGCTGAGTGGGTCGCCAAGACCATTCGCGAGCGCGACATCCAGACCATCTTCGTGTTCTCCGGACAAATGGGGCAATACATTCCAGCATCATTTGCTGGCCAAGTTGTGGTCGATCTGTGTGACGTCGATTCCGCAAAGTTTGAGGCTTACGCCGCTGACGGGCGCTTCCCGCGCAAATGGATCGATGCGCGTGAGGGCAGGATTCTGTCGCAAGTCGAACAACAGCTTGCCAAACGGGCAGACTACACTCTGTTTGTGAGCGAAGCCGAGGAAGCGCTTTTCCGTTCGCGCTTGGAACGACCACAGGATTGTAAAACCGCCGCTCTCCGCAACGGTATCGACACTGCGTTCTTCGATCCCGCCAACAGTGAACCGCATTCAGACCTGGCGAATTCGACCGGTCCGAACTTCGTGTTCACCGGGCAGATGGATTACGCGCCCAATATCGGTGCGGCACTACGGGTAATGGACCGGTTGCTGCCACAAATCCGCGCCGTGCATCCCGATGCTACATTCCATCTTGTCGGCCGCGCTCCGGTTAGTCAGTTGACCAAGCGCGATGGCGAGCCGGGTATTCGCGTGTGGGGCGAAGTGCCAGATGTACGGCCATTCCTTGCCGGTGCAGATGTTGTGATCGCTCCGCTGGAAATTGCCCGCGGGGTCCAGAACAAGGTGCTTGAAGCGATGGCCATGGCACGGCCGGTGCTGCTCTCGCCCGAAGCTGCGACGGGCATCGACGCAAGTGATGGCGAGCACTTTGCAGTAGCGCCTTCCGATCAGGCTTTGGTGGGTCGCGCGCTGGAAATGCTGGATGATGGTCCATCTGCCTTACTGATGGCCGCTGCCGCGCGCCGCTATGTGGTCGAGCAGCAGGGCTGGGACGCGATGCTCGCGCCTCTTGCTCGCCTGTGTGGATATGCCCCGGCAGCCGCT
- a CDS encoding FemAB family XrtA/PEP-CTERM system-associated protein: protein MNAPFPLSAENVSLVQLRDPGEFARLEGFVAEMGGTPFHRPAWLRAVEKSTGQKATGLVAEKCGNVTGWLPLSEVHSPIFGRALVSSGFAVGGGPLASNARTAEYLCRSAEELALRMSCPTIELRGGNAPEAWQHCQDSHAGFVTDLAEDDEQQLLAVPRKQRAEIRKSLKLDLEVSVGRDEADRAAHYAVYAESVRNLGTPVFPRALFDAMLDEFGGDADILTVRHKGVPVASVLSFYHNAAVMPYWGGGTFAARHLRANERMYYELMLHARKRGMARFDFGRSKTESGPYNYKKNWGFEPQPLSYASWTAPGHEKRDINPNSDAYSAKIDLWKRLPLKIANTFGPMIARGLA from the coding sequence ATGAACGCGCCGTTTCCTCTGTCTGCGGAGAACGTTTCGCTCGTCCAATTGCGCGATCCGGGTGAATTCGCGCGGCTGGAGGGGTTTGTCGCGGAAATGGGCGGTACGCCCTTTCATCGACCTGCATGGCTGCGCGCAGTAGAGAAAAGCACCGGCCAGAAAGCCACCGGGCTTGTTGCCGAGAAATGCGGCAATGTGACCGGCTGGCTTCCGCTCAGCGAAGTGCATTCGCCGATCTTCGGCAGAGCACTGGTCTCTAGCGGTTTCGCCGTGGGCGGCGGCCCCTTGGCAAGCAACGCCAGGACCGCAGAATACCTCTGCCGTTCAGCCGAAGAGCTGGCGCTCCGGATGTCATGCCCGACGATCGAACTGCGCGGCGGTAATGCGCCGGAAGCCTGGCAGCACTGCCAAGACAGCCACGCGGGTTTCGTTACTGATTTGGCCGAGGATGACGAGCAACAATTGCTCGCGGTCCCGCGTAAGCAGCGTGCAGAAATCCGCAAAAGCCTGAAGCTGGATCTTGAAGTGTCCGTTGGTCGCGACGAAGCGGATCGGGCGGCGCATTATGCTGTTTATGCGGAGAGCGTACGCAATCTAGGCACACCCGTTTTTCCGCGCGCTCTGTTCGATGCGATGCTCGACGAGTTTGGCGGCGATGCAGATATTCTGACCGTTCGCCACAAAGGCGTTCCGGTAGCGAGCGTTTTGTCATTTTACCACAATGCCGCTGTGATGCCGTATTGGGGCGGGGGCACCTTTGCGGCACGGCATCTGCGGGCCAATGAGCGGATGTATTACGAGCTAATGCTCCATGCGCGCAAACGCGGCATGGCACGGTTTGATTTCGGACGATCAAAGACTGAAAGCGGGCCGTATAATTACAAGAAGAATTGGGGCTTTGAGCCGCAGCCGCTCAGCTATGCCAGTTGGACAGCGCCGGGGCACGAAAAGCGCGATATCAATCCCAACAGCGACGCCTATTCGGCCAAGATTGATCTGTGGAAGCGACTGCCGCTGAAAATCGCCAACACGTTCGGACCAATGATCGCCAGGGGGCTGGCCTAA
- a CDS encoding XrtA system polysaccharide deacetylase encodes MEHSPVKPEAETAVINGLSVDVEDWFQVGAFENVIDRDDWDGLALRVEDNVLRILDMFGEADVKATFFTLGWVAKRHGPLMRRIVDAGHELASHGYDHARVFTFDRKEFAEDIGKAQKILEDASGAKITGYRAPSFSIDQRTPWAYEELAEQGYIYSSSVAPIAHDHYGWREAPRFAFNPLEGSDLVEIPVTTAILGGRRVAAGGGGFFRVLPYAFSRWAIRQVNRDEERPAVFYFHPWEVDPDQPRVPGAPIKSRLRHYTNLKKMAPKLRELIDDFAWGRMDEVAQREAALAKALHDEWAA; translated from the coding sequence ATGGAACATTCGCCGGTAAAACCAGAGGCGGAGACTGCAGTCATCAATGGCCTGTCGGTTGACGTCGAAGACTGGTTTCAAGTGGGCGCGTTCGAGAATGTGATCGACCGCGACGATTGGGACGGATTGGCGCTGCGCGTCGAAGACAACGTGCTGCGCATCCTCGATATGTTTGGCGAGGCCGATGTGAAGGCGACGTTCTTCACGCTCGGTTGGGTTGCAAAGCGGCATGGACCGCTGATGCGGCGCATTGTCGACGCAGGTCATGAACTGGCCAGCCATGGTTATGACCATGCGCGTGTGTTTACGTTCGACCGCAAGGAATTTGCCGAAGATATCGGCAAGGCGCAGAAGATTCTCGAGGATGCCTCCGGCGCGAAAATCACCGGATATCGCGCACCGAGCTTCTCGATCGATCAGCGCACCCCATGGGCCTATGAAGAATTGGCCGAGCAAGGCTACATCTACTCCAGCAGCGTCGCGCCGATTGCGCATGACCATTATGGCTGGCGCGAGGCACCGCGCTTTGCATTCAATCCGCTCGAGGGGTCCGACTTGGTCGAGATTCCTGTCACAACTGCTATTCTGGGTGGCCGCCGTGTTGCCGCGGGCGGGGGCGGTTTCTTCCGTGTTCTCCCCTATGCATTTTCACGCTGGGCCATTCGCCAGGTGAACCGCGATGAAGAACGTCCGGCGGTATTCTATTTCCACCCTTGGGAAGTCGATCCCGATCAGCCGCGCGTGCCCGGTGCGCCGATCAAATCGCGGCTGCGTCATTACACAAATCTCAAAAAGATGGCGCCCAAATTGCGCGAGCTGATTGATGATTTTGCCTGGGGTAGGATGGATGAGGTTGCCCAGCGCGAGGCTGCGCTTGCCAAAGCTCTCCACGATGAATGGGCAGCATGA
- a CDS encoding XrtA/PEP-CTERM system-associated ATPase, which yields MFDEFYGLTARPFQLTPDPNFYFESATHRKALSYLGYGMAQSEGFIVITGEVGAGKSTLVAHLMQKIDRAQMTVGQVVTSNLDGAELVHVAAQSFGLEVEGKDKASALGAIENFLHDEARAGRRTMLVVDESQNLSVEALEELRMLSNFQLGAHPLLQVLLLGQPEFKQVLAQHAALEQLRQRVIAAHHLGAMEPNELKPYIEHRLGCVGWQGNPEFDDAIFAEFHKATGGVPRRVNQVATRLLLLGAVEQRTKIDSAMLAAVIEEMQGDNAFADRDNNVGSAAMPSSGPVKHVAAVQAAPEAVATPVVQELAQDQIDAILAERDSQIKELQQAVVELSRLVEAKSGDTELPKEWVEKIAGMDARLDEQERTVRHVLTMMIEWIESEQPAQVAAA from the coding sequence ATGTTTGATGAATTTTACGGATTAACGGCGCGGCCGTTCCAGCTGACCCCGGATCCGAATTTCTATTTCGAAAGTGCAACGCACCGCAAAGCGCTGTCCTATCTCGGATATGGCATGGCGCAGAGCGAAGGCTTTATCGTGATCACTGGTGAGGTGGGCGCGGGTAAATCGACGCTTGTCGCGCACTTGATGCAGAAGATTGACCGTGCGCAGATGACCGTGGGCCAGGTGGTCACCAGCAATCTGGACGGTGCAGAGCTGGTCCATGTTGCCGCACAAAGCTTCGGTCTTGAAGTCGAAGGCAAGGACAAGGCCAGCGCGCTCGGAGCGATCGAAAACTTCTTGCATGATGAAGCCCGTGCGGGCCGCCGGACCATGCTGGTGGTGGATGAATCACAAAACCTGTCTGTCGAAGCGCTGGAAGAGCTACGTATGCTTTCCAACTTCCAGCTTGGCGCGCACCCACTGTTGCAAGTGCTGCTGCTCGGTCAGCCTGAATTCAAACAGGTTCTGGCGCAGCACGCCGCGCTCGAGCAGTTGCGCCAGCGCGTCATCGCTGCACACCATCTTGGCGCGATGGAGCCGAATGAACTCAAGCCCTATATCGAGCACCGCCTTGGTTGCGTCGGTTGGCAAGGTAATCCGGAATTTGACGATGCAATCTTTGCCGAGTTTCACAAAGCAACAGGCGGTGTTCCGCGGCGCGTGAACCAGGTTGCAACACGCTTGCTGCTGCTGGGTGCGGTTGAACAGCGGACCAAGATCGACAGCGCTATGCTGGCAGCAGTCATAGAAGAGATGCAGGGCGATAACGCTTTTGCAGACCGCGACAACAATGTTGGTTCCGCGGCAATGCCGTCTTCCGGTCCGGTCAAGCATGTGGCGGCTGTACAGGCAGCACCGGAAGCCGTCGCTACGCCGGTCGTGCAGGAACTCGCTCAGGATCAGATCGACGCGATTTTGGCCGAGCGCGATTCGCAAATCAAAGAATTGCAGCAGGCGGTTGTTGAACTGTCGCGATTGGTTGAAGCGAAGTCTGGCGACACTGAACTTCCCAAAGAATGGGTAGAGAAGATCGCTGGCATGGACGCCCGGCTTGATGAGCAAGAGCGAACCGTGCGCCATGTGCTCACCATGATGATCGAGTGGATCGAAAGCGAGCAACCCGCTCAAGTGGCAGCCGCCTGA
- a CDS encoding porin family protein, translated as MKKLALKRTTALVGALVAIGAASPVLAQDSGEDEEGSRGRAVNVEPYIEVSQIAIAELSPGDDVVTYTQIAAGIDASITGRNNGGSVSLRYERNIGYGDDSIDSDTISGVARGYASIIPQVLTVEAGALAAKTRVDGNGASNLASLDDRGTDSQIYSAYAGPTLSTRAGDVEVNANYRIGYTRVEAPDGLVTAPGATPIDVFDDSVSQSAKVHLATRPGEPLPVGVGVGAGWNQEDISNLDQRFRDVYVRGDVSLPVTPSLALVAGVGYEDVEASSRDAVRDVNGDPVIGVDGRFVTDSSQPRQLAYDVSGLIWDAGVIWRPSNRTSLTANVGRRYDSTSYYGSLSYAPNSRSSLAVSVYDTVSGFGNQLNTALANLPTEFTAGRNPLTGGLGGCVSGQDGANCLNGALGSVRSSVFRSRGVAASYSTNIGRLNAGVGAGYDRRRFIATPGSVLAAADGVTDESYYAALFLSGEVGQRGNFSTNAYYNYFNSGFDQAGDVTAIGASAAYNHSISSRLSARAAIAVDSLDSDVSDEDFTAASALVGLRFGF; from the coding sequence ATGAAGAAACTCGCCCTTAAACGCACAACCGCTTTGGTCGGTGCACTCGTAGCGATCGGCGCGGCTTCACCCGTTCTGGCGCAGGATTCCGGCGAAGATGAGGAAGGCTCGCGCGGTCGAGCCGTTAACGTCGAACCCTATATCGAAGTGTCACAGATCGCGATTGCCGAGCTGTCGCCGGGCGATGATGTGGTGACGTATACGCAAATTGCAGCAGGTATCGATGCGTCGATTACTGGCCGCAACAATGGCGGGTCGGTCTCGCTGCGTTACGAGCGCAATATCGGATATGGTGACGACAGCATCGACAGCGACACAATCAGCGGTGTCGCGCGCGGCTATGCATCAATCATTCCGCAGGTTTTGACCGTTGAAGCCGGAGCGCTTGCAGCCAAGACCCGTGTCGATGGAAATGGTGCTTCAAACCTCGCATCGCTCGATGATCGCGGAACGGATAGCCAGATATACTCTGCCTATGCCGGCCCGACACTGAGCACGCGTGCTGGTGATGTTGAAGTCAACGCGAACTACCGTATCGGCTACACACGCGTCGAAGCGCCTGACGGTCTTGTTACAGCGCCAGGCGCAACGCCAATCGACGTGTTTGATGATAGTGTGTCGCAAAGCGCGAAAGTGCATCTCGCGACCCGTCCGGGCGAGCCGCTGCCGGTTGGCGTCGGTGTCGGTGCCGGTTGGAACCAGGAAGATATTTCCAACCTCGATCAGCGGTTCCGCGATGTTTATGTGCGCGGCGATGTTTCACTGCCTGTTACCCCTTCGCTCGCACTGGTTGCTGGCGTTGGATATGAGGATGTCGAAGCATCAAGCCGCGACGCCGTTCGCGACGTAAACGGTGATCCGGTTATCGGCGTAGACGGCCGCTTCGTTACAGATTCGAGCCAACCGCGACAGCTCGCCTATGATGTGTCCGGTCTGATTTGGGACGCCGGGGTAATTTGGCGTCCGAGCAATCGCACATCGCTTACCGCCAATGTCGGTCGTCGCTACGATTCGACGAGTTATTACGGTAGCCTGTCTTATGCGCCGAATAGCCGCAGCTCATTGGCGGTGTCGGTTTACGACACTGTCTCCGGCTTTGGTAATCAGTTGAACACGGCGCTTGCCAATTTGCCGACCGAATTCACGGCCGGACGCAATCCGCTTACAGGTGGTTTGGGCGGGTGTGTCTCCGGCCAGGATGGTGCGAACTGTCTCAATGGCGCGCTTGGTTCCGTCCGTTCTTCGGTCTTCCGTTCGCGCGGTGTTGCGGCAAGTTACTCGACCAATATCGGCCGCCTCAACGCAGGTGTCGGCGCTGGCTATGATCGCCGCCGCTTCATTGCGACGCCGGGCAGCGTTTTGGCCGCAGCCGATGGCGTAACGGACGAATCATACTACGCTGCATTGTTCCTGTCTGGCGAAGTCGGCCAGCGGGGCAACTTCAGCACCAACGCTTATTACAATTACTTCAACAGCGGATTTGACCAGGCTGGTGACGTCACCGCAATCGGCGCATCCGCAGCGTACAACCACAGCATTTCGTCACGCTTGTCGGCGCGCGCAGCAATTGCGGTCGATAGCCTCGACAGCGACGTATCGGATGAAGACTTCACCGCAGCATCGGCCCTTGTCGGCCTGCGCTTCGGCTTCTGA
- a CDS encoding P-loop NTPase family protein: protein MTEHKNIPLPKRDGEDGSTESSLFERASGAFGFDPFKAAPIKGKLPEREMKRAKVKVKDADGREQAEKPAATVEAAPVASPPVPAEYQPEPRETLPVPAASRELVVEPQATSVALSGQKYEIDREFLREQGLIVPEGTITGLIEEFRIVKRQILKAAKDKGTGRSRRVLICSPHPGEGKTFCATNLAIAMAAERDSEVLLIDGDFAKPSILSTLGLPKGPGFMDCLADPAVNPEDLVMGTDIGSLWVLPAGNQTNSDSEYLASERTAEVLDRLTVGAPNRIIIFDSPPALAASPAAELAKHVGQSVLVARADKTGQSALEDACQLLSACPDIKLLLNAAHFSPSGRNFGSYYGYGE from the coding sequence ATGACCGAACATAAAAACATCCCACTCCCGAAGAGAGACGGCGAAGACGGTAGCACTGAAAGCTCCCTGTTCGAGCGCGCCAGTGGTGCATTCGGCTTTGATCCGTTCAAAGCCGCGCCGATTAAAGGCAAGCTGCCGGAACGCGAAATGAAACGCGCGAAGGTCAAGGTGAAAGACGCCGACGGGAGAGAACAGGCTGAAAAGCCCGCCGCAACTGTTGAAGCAGCGCCAGTCGCATCGCCTCCGGTGCCCGCCGAATATCAACCGGAGCCGCGGGAGACATTGCCTGTTCCTGCCGCATCGCGGGAGCTTGTGGTTGAACCACAAGCGACCTCCGTTGCACTCTCAGGTCAGAAATACGAGATCGATCGCGAGTTTCTGCGCGAGCAAGGTCTGATTGTTCCGGAAGGTACAATCACCGGACTGATCGAAGAATTTCGCATCGTCAAACGGCAGATCTTGAAAGCTGCGAAGGACAAAGGCACCGGCCGTTCGCGCCGTGTCCTTATCTGCTCGCCGCATCCGGGCGAGGGCAAAACCTTTTGTGCGACCAATCTTGCGATTGCGATGGCTGCCGAGCGCGACAGTGAAGTGCTGTTGATCGATGGTGATTTTGCCAAGCCGTCAATCCTTTCGACCCTGGGCCTGCCAAAGGGACCGGGCTTCATGGATTGTCTGGCCGATCCTGCGGTTAATCCGGAAGATCTGGTAATGGGGACCGACATTGGCAGTCTGTGGGTGCTTCCAGCAGGCAACCAAACCAATTCGGACAGCGAATATCTGGCCAGTGAACGCACTGCCGAAGTGCTTGACCGGCTGACGGTCGGCGCACCCAATCGCATTATCATTTTCGATTCTCCACCTGCCTTGGCTGCATCACCTGCAGCCGAGCTTGCCAAGCATGTCGGGCAGTCTGTGCTCGTCGCGCGGGCGGATAAGACCGGACAAAGCGCGTTGGAGGACGCCTGCCAGCTCCTCTCTGCATGCCCAGACATCAAGCTTCTGCTCAATGCAGCGCATTTCAGTCCAAGCGGCCGGAATTTCGGCTCCTATTATGGATATGGGGAATAA
- a CDS encoding XrtA system polysaccharide chain length determinant, whose product MNEVFEDLRAALFSVWHRRWLALGVAWGVCVLGWLVVAMIPNAYESEARIYVQLDDVLSDQLGIKGAGKQDIARVRQTLASKVNLEKVVRSTKLGDEIKTPRDMESAIEGLTEKVTVKSEEDNLFELKAEIGKGDLSDGENAALAQSVVQKLIDIFREENIAGARGDVAETIVFLDQQLEERKRELEAAEQRRLAFEAENPDLIGGSDTLSNKRQQLRGDLRDVEADLAAAQSALAAINGQLAGTPRTITTPGAVGGARQALSNAMSQLATMQASGKRESHPDVIAIKKQIAALRVQAANENPNSVGSTNPAYSSLMAIKADRQANVQALLARQAALKSEESSLLASAANEPAVAAEANRISRDYEVLKDKYDELLQDREEMKLRGQVDNERSSFKFEVIDPPTMPRVPSAPNRPLLLIGVLIAGIAAGVGAAFAIGQLRSTFATTGKLERALDLPVLGAISQTMTDAARELRTKRMRMFYAGSAGLGILCVVLLAVEFIQRGMVA is encoded by the coding sequence ATGAACGAAGTATTTGAAGATCTGCGCGCGGCGCTTTTCTCGGTCTGGCACCGGCGCTGGTTGGCGCTTGGCGTCGCTTGGGGCGTGTGCGTTTTGGGCTGGCTGGTGGTCGCGATGATCCCCAACGCATACGAATCGGAAGCGCGGATTTACGTGCAACTCGATGACGTTTTGTCCGACCAGCTTGGCATCAAAGGTGCGGGCAAACAGGACATTGCCCGCGTTCGCCAGACATTGGCGAGTAAGGTCAATCTGGAAAAGGTCGTTCGTTCGACCAAACTCGGCGATGAAATCAAAACCCCGCGCGACATGGAAAGCGCGATCGAGGGGCTGACCGAGAAAGTCACCGTGAAAAGCGAAGAGGATAACCTCTTCGAACTCAAGGCGGAAATCGGCAAAGGCGATTTGTCTGACGGCGAGAACGCGGCACTGGCACAAAGCGTTGTGCAAAAGCTGATCGACATCTTCCGCGAGGAAAACATTGCGGGGGCGCGCGGCGATGTTGCTGAAACTATCGTATTCCTCGACCAGCAATTGGAAGAGCGGAAACGCGAATTGGAAGCTGCCGAGCAGCGCCGCCTGGCTTTTGAAGCGGAAAATCCCGATTTGATCGGCGGCAGTGACACGCTGTCAAACAAGCGCCAGCAATTGCGTGGCGATCTGCGCGACGTTGAGGCCGATCTGGCCGCTGCACAGAGTGCATTAGCCGCGATTAATGGTCAGCTCGCAGGGACACCGCGCACAATTACCACGCCGGGAGCAGTGGGCGGTGCGCGTCAAGCGCTTTCCAACGCGATGTCGCAACTCGCCACAATGCAGGCGAGCGGCAAGCGAGAGAGCCATCCCGATGTGATCGCGATCAAGAAACAGATTGCCGCTTTGCGTGTGCAGGCGGCGAACGAAAATCCCAACAGCGTTGGCTCGACCAATCCGGCTTACAGCTCGCTGATGGCCATCAAGGCCGACCGTCAAGCGAATGTGCAGGCGCTTCTCGCCCGTCAAGCAGCTCTGAAATCCGAAGAGTCGAGCCTGCTGGCCAGCGCCGCGAATGAGCCTGCCGTCGCGGCGGAAGCCAATCGCATCAGCCGCGACTACGAAGTGCTCAAAGACAAATATGACGAGCTGCTTCAGGACCGCGAGGAAATGAAGCTGCGCGGGCAAGTCGATAATGAGCGCAGTTCGTTCAAATTCGAAGTGATCGATCCGCCCACCATGCCGCGAGTACCATCGGCGCCAAACCGGCCTCTGTTACTGATCGGTGTGCTGATTGCCGGCATTGCTGCAGGTGTCGGCGCAGCCTTCGCCATTGGCCAGCTTCGTTCGACATTCGCAACCACAGGCAAGCTTGAGCGTGCGCTCGACCTGCCTGTGCTGGGCGCAATTTCGCAGACCATGACTGACGCGGCTCGTGAGCTACGCACCAAGCGTATGCGTATGTTCTATGCCGGCAGTGCCGGACTGGGAATCCTGTGCGTCGTCTTACTCGCGGTGGAATTTATCCAGCGCGGAATGGTGGCGTGA
- a CDS encoding XrtA/PEP-CTERM system exopolysaccharide export protein: MPGTKRFSKLLAGSALAALSLAGCASGGQQLPPASTISAQDQPGEEYLIGALDELTIHVWRNPELGAEKIQVRPDGRITTPLVTDMPAVGKTPSMLAQDIRLQLSQYIEEPLVSVIVTKFEGAISQRIRIIGATEQPASLPYRANMTVLDALIAVGGLSEFAAGNRSKLIRRNKSTGQQAEYSLRLGDLLKKGDSRANVLLQPGDVIIIPESMF, encoded by the coding sequence ATGCCCGGTACCAAACGTTTCTCAAAACTGCTCGCAGGCAGTGCTTTGGCTGCACTTTCACTGGCAGGCTGTGCTTCTGGTGGCCAACAGCTACCACCAGCATCAACCATTTCTGCGCAGGATCAACCAGGCGAAGAGTACTTGATTGGCGCTCTCGACGAGTTGACAATCCACGTATGGCGTAATCCAGAGCTGGGTGCAGAGAAAATCCAAGTTCGCCCGGATGGCCGGATCACAACTCCGCTGGTGACTGATATGCCCGCTGTCGGCAAAACGCCGTCAATGCTGGCGCAAGACATCCGTCTGCAGCTGTCGCAATATATTGAAGAGCCTCTTGTCTCGGTCATTGTAACCAAGTTCGAAGGCGCAATTAGTCAACGTATCCGGATCATCGGCGCAACCGAGCAGCCCGCATCGCTGCCATATCGCGCCAATATGACTGTGCTCGACGCGCTGATCGCGGTCGGCGGTCTATCGGAATTCGCTGCGGGTAACCGTTCGAAACTGATCCGCCGCAACAAATCGACCGGCCAGCAGGCCGAGTATTCACTGCGGCTCGGCGACCTTCTGAAGAAGGGTGACAGCCGCGCGAATGTTCTCCTCCAACCCGGCGATGTGATCATCATCCCCGAAAGCATGTTCTGA
- a CDS encoding pyridoxal-dependent decarboxylase, exosortase A system-associated codes for MKPKPLGPIPAGYVAKDGQLSIAGMTARELVEQGGATPLFVYSREHLTKRVADLRAAMPERLTINYAIKANPFAELLEHMATLVDGFDIASSGELTIAQMAGLDPATISFAGPGKRDDELEAALRAGVTLNLESENEARRALAIGERIGAIPRMAIRVNPDFELRGSGMKMGGGAKPFGVDQERVPALAKEIIAAGAEWRGLHIFTGSQALSADAIIEAQANVLDLADQLATEIGEPLPKLNMGGGLGIPYFHGDEPIDITAIGAALEERFADLPANLADTDLCIELGRYLVGEAGVYLTEIVDRKVSHGVTYLITDGGLHHQLAASGNFGTVVRRNYPSAIATRFDSEPAEEVNIVGCLCTPLDRLADKAHLPKAEVGDLVVVFCAGAYGATASPSDFLGQGAAREILV; via the coding sequence ATGAAGCCGAAGCCGCTCGGACCCATTCCGGCTGGATATGTCGCCAAAGATGGCCAACTTAGCATTGCCGGCATGACGGCGCGCGAATTGGTGGAGCAGGGCGGAGCAACGCCGCTATTCGTCTATTCACGCGAGCATCTTACCAAGCGCGTCGCCGATCTGCGGGCCGCGATGCCGGAGCGCCTGACGATCAATTATGCGATCAAGGCAAACCCCTTTGCCGAACTGCTGGAGCATATGGCGACGTTGGTGGACGGCTTCGATATCGCCTCCAGCGGTGAATTAACGATTGCGCAGATGGCCGGTCTCGATCCGGCGACAATCAGCTTTGCCGGTCCTGGCAAGCGTGACGACGAGCTGGAGGCTGCGTTACGTGCGGGCGTGACCCTCAATCTGGAATCCGAGAACGAAGCGCGCCGTGCGCTTGCAATCGGTGAACGGATAGGTGCTATTCCGCGTATGGCGATCCGGGTAAATCCCGATTTCGAACTGCGTGGTTCGGGTATGAAGATGGGCGGCGGTGCCAAGCCATTCGGCGTCGATCAGGAACGTGTTCCAGCGCTGGCAAAGGAGATTATCGCTGCTGGTGCCGAATGGCGCGGCCTGCATATCTTCACCGGCAGCCAGGCGCTGAGTGCCGATGCGATTATCGAGGCGCAGGCCAATGTGCTCGATCTCGCGGACCAGCTCGCGACCGAAATTGGCGAACCATTGCCAAAGCTCAATATGGGCGGCGGTTTGGGCATTCCGTATTTTCACGGAGACGAACCCATCGATATCACCGCAATTGGCGCGGCATTGGAGGAACGGTTCGCTGACCTTCCAGCCAATCTCGCCGACACTGACCTTTGCATCGAGCTCGGCCGATATCTGGTTGGAGAAGCGGGTGTTTATCTGACGGAGATCGTTGATCGCAAAGTCAGCCACGGGGTAACGTATCTCATTACCGATGGCGGTTTGCATCACCAACTCGCCGCATCAGGTAATTTCGGCACGGTGGTGCGTCGCAATTATCCCTCAGCCATTGCCACACGATTTGATTCCGAGCCTGCCGAAGAAGTTAATATTGTCGGCTGTTTGTGCACTCCGCTCGACCGTTTGGCGGACAAAGCGCACCTGCCAAAGGCAGAGGTTGGCGATTTGGTCGTAGTTTTTTGTGCGGGCGCTTACGGAGCCACTGCATCGCCATCAGACTTCCTCGGACAGGGTGCTGCCCGGGAGATATTGGTCTGA